The bacterium DNA segment CGACAGGATGGGCAAACACGACCGGATCGCGAATCAGCGAGACCAGCAGGGCGACCACGCCGATCGTCACCGCCGAGTCGGCAACATTGAAGGTCGGCCAGCGATCCAGTTCCAGCCCCGGATGATGCAAGATGCCGAGGTTGAAGGCCGGCACCGCCAGATCGAAGAACTCGCAGTCGATGAAATCCACGACCTCGCCCTGTAGGACGCGGTCCACGAGGTTGCCCAGCGCCCCGGCGAGAATGAGCGCCAACGCCCACATCGACAACCGGCCGGTCGATCCCTCACGCCAGAGGTGCCAGACAATCCAGGCAATCACCAGTGCCGCCGCCAGATAGTACACCGCCACATGCCCCCAGCGCAGCCCAAAGGCTCCGCCGGGATTGCGGATGTAGGTGATGCGCAGCCAATCACCCAAAAGCGGGATGCTTTCATAGAGGTCCATGGTCGAGACCACCAAAAACTTCGAGACCTGGTCCAGCACCACCAACGCCAACACAAGCATCCACATCACCCGTCGCGGGTGTGTGGAAGCCAGTGGTAGCGTCTCGGACAATGGATTCAGGCGGAAAAAGGCAGGGATTACACGGCGGCATCGGAGATGCCGCGCGCCTTCTGCTGCTCGTCTTTCTCCTTGCAGGAGATGCAGAGACGGGCGTGCGGCACCGCCTCCAGCCGCGCCACCGAGATGTCGTTGCCGCACACCTCGCACTTGCCGTAGGTGCCGTCCTTGATGCGCCGCAACGCCTCATCGATGTGGTAGAGGAACCGCCCGGACTTCGACGCGAAATAGAACGACTTCTCACGTTCCTCGGCGTCGGTCCCCTGGTCGGCCATGTGGTAGGCGTGCGTCGACAGATCGCCGGCCGCCTCGGTCGGGGTCGAGTCCATGGCGTTCTTGCGCAGGTGGCCGATGTCGGCGACCAGTTCCGCGCGCTTGGCCAAGAGCATCTCTTCAAACTTTTTCAGGTCTTTCTTGTTCACTCGGCTTCTCCTGGCTGCTCTTATACGCGCCGGGGGGCGATGGCGATAGTCGCCGGCTCCCCATTCAGATCAACTTTTTCGCCCTCCAGGTCATCGGCTGGACGGTCCGCCAGATGGAATTCGACCGCCAGCGTTTCGTCCTTGATCTTATCGGCATGCCGGCGAATTCCTGAGAGCGCCACAGGCGTCGTTCGGACCGTCAGAATGATCCGGTCGGTCACGGCCAGACCCAGTTTCTTGCGCATGTTCTGGACACGGTTGACCAGTTCCCGCGCAAGTCCCTCGGCCTGTAACTCTTCGGTCAGACGAGTGTCGATGGCCACGATCAGCCGCCCATCGGACTCGCAATGATACCCGGGGAGGGGGGAGATGTCTATCACCAAATCGCCCGCACCCAGCTTCACCGCCCCCCCGCTCAACGGGACCTCGGCGCTCTGCGAACGGCAGTACCGCTCGGCGGTTTTCATGTCCCAGCCGGCCACCGCCTGCTGCAACTCCTTCATGCGCGCGCCGATCCGGCCGCCCAACACCGCGAAGTTCGGCTTCAACGCCAGTTTCCCGACACCCTCCAACGATTCGCGCACACTCACCCGTTTCACGTTGAGTTCCGCCGCAATCAACGCGGTAACCGGCTCCAGCAACGCAGAGTTCCAATCCGCCGGACGAATAATGATCGCCTCCGCCAGCGGCTGGCGGGTCTTCAACCGGGTCTTGGCCCGCGCCGCCCGTCCCAGCGACACCACCTCCTGCGCCGCCGCCATCCGCGCCTCCAGCTCCGGATCGATCGCCGCCCGGTTGGAGACCGGAAAATCGGTCAGATGCACCGACACCGGGAACGCCCCGGAGCCGGCGGCATCGCCCAGCAGTTCGCGATACGCGTAGTCGGCAAAGAAGGGCGCCGCCGGCGCCGCCAACTGCGACACCATCAGAAGCGTCCGCGCCAGCGTCGCATAGGCATCCAGCTTGTCATCGTCGTTCTCGGCGCCCCAGAACCGGCGGCGGTTGAGACGGACATACCAGTTCGAGAGATCATCGACCACGAAATCGGCGATCGTGCGCACCGCCCGGGTCAGGTCATACTCATCAAACGCCTTGTCGACCTGGGCGCAGACACTGGCCGCGCGCGAGGTGATCCAGCGGTCGAATTCATGCGACGAGGGACGGCGCGTAAGGATCGACACCGTGTCGATCCTGTCGATGCCGGCGTAGAGGTGATAGAACGACAGCGTGTTCTTCCAGGTGTCGAAGTAGCGGTTGCGCACCTCGGTCACCGCCGCGGTGTCAAACCGCGTCGGCAGCCAGGGCTGCGACACCGCCAGCAGGTACCAGCGCAGCGCGTCGGCGCCCTCGGCCCTGATCACCTCCCACGGGTCCACCACATTCCCGCGCGACTTCGACATCTTCCGCCCCTGCTTGTCGACGATGAACTCCATCACCAGGCAGTTCTTGTAGCAGACCCGGTCCATCAGCAGCGTCGAGATGGCGTGCAGGGAGTAAAACCAGCCGCGCGTCTGGTCAACCGCCTCGGAGATGAAGTCGGCCGGAAACAGCGCGTCGAAACGATCCTTGTTCTCAAACGGGTAATGCCACTGCGCAAACGGCATCGCGCCCGAGTCGAACCAGACATCGATAACTTCAGGCACGCGCCGCATCGGACGGCCGCACTTCGGGCAGTCAATGGTGATCGCGTCGACATACGGCTTGTGCAGATCCAACGGTTCGGGCAAATGCGACCCCCGCGCCTTCAGATCAGCCACCGACTCGACCGCGGTCTTCTCGCCGCAGGCGCAGACCCAGATCGGCAACGGCGTCCCCCAGAACCGCTCGCGCGACAACGCCCAGTCGACGTTGTTGGACAGCCACTCGCCGAACCGCCCCGCGCCGATCTCCGGCGGGTACCAGTGAATCGTGTTGTTCAGCTCCTGCATACGGTCGCGGAATTGCGACGTGCGGATGTACCAGGAACGACGCGCGTAGTAAAGAAGCGGCGTGTCGCACCGCCAGCAGAACGGATACGTGTGCTCGATTTGGCCGGCGTCATAGAGACGGCCCATTCCCTTAAGGTCGCGGATGATCGTCTTGTCGGCGTCCTTGACAAACTGCCCGGCGTACGGCGCGATCTTCTCTTCGAAGGTGCCGTCGGGACGCACCGGTTGCAGCACCGGCAGACCCTGTGCGCGTCCCAGTTCATAGTCATCGGCGCCGAAGGCCGGGGCGATGTGCACAATCCCCGTGCCATCCTCGGTGCTGACAAAGTCGGCGGGCAACACGCTGAACGCCGCCGGCTCCGGCGTGTCGGAGAAGTAGTCGAACAGCGGGACATACTTGCGCCCCACCAGATCACGCCCCTTCATCCGCTCCAGCACTTCATACTCGCCCTTGAGCACCGCCTGCGCCCGCGCCTCGGCAAGGATGTAGGTCTTCCCGTCCTTGCGCGCCCGGATGTAGTCAATCCCATCCCCGACCGCGACCGCCGCGTTGGAGATCAGCGTCCATGGTGTCGTCGTCCAGACCAGCAGCGCCGTGTCCGGATCGTCGCGCAACGGCATGATCACGGTGATCGAAGGATCCTTGACCGTGTCGTATCCCTGCGCCACCTCGTGGCTCGAAAGCCCGGTGCCGCAGCGCGGGCAGTACGGGACAATCTTGTGCCCTTCGTACAGCAGGTCGCGCTGGAAAAACTGCGCCAGGATCCACCAGACTGTCTCAATGTAGTCGTTCTCGAAGGTCACATACGGGTGCTCGAGATCCAG contains these protein-coding regions:
- the lspA gene encoding signal peptidase II, whose amino-acid sequence is MWMLVLALVVLDQVSKFLVVSTMDLYESIPLLGDWLRITYIRNPGGAFGLRWGHVAVYYLAAALVIAWIVWHLWREGSTGRLSMWALALILAGALGNLVDRVLQGEVVDFIDCEFFDLAVPAFNLGILHHPGLELDRWPTFNVADSAVTIGVVALLVSLIRDPVVFAHPVAPAPEEPVAGHDVEESDHLPPASRTSA
- a CDS encoding TraR/DksA C4-type zinc finger protein, with protein sequence MNKKDLKKFEEMLLAKRAELVADIGHLRKNAMDSTPTEAAGDLSTHAYHMADQGTDAEEREKSFYFASKSGRFLYHIDEALRRIKDGTYGKCEVCGNDISVARLEAVPHARLCISCKEKDEQQKARGISDAAV
- the ileS gene encoding isoleucine--tRNA ligase; the encoded protein is MNQKTAMLDTETDIVSTRTSYADLEEQILAFWDQEKIFEQSIAIRRDAPAFVFFEGPPTANGKPGIHHVIARTIKDLVCRYRTMKGFRVDRKGGWDTHGLPVEIEVERQLGLESKQKIIEYGVDKFNAKCRESVFTYKRDWDRLTRRIAFWLDLEHPYVTFENDYIETVWWILAQFFQRDLLYEGHKIVPYCPRCGTGLSSHEVAQGYDTVKDPSITVIMPLRDDPDTALLVWTTTPWTLISNAAVAVGDGIDYIRARKDGKTYILAEARAQAVLKGEYEVLERMKGRDLVGRKYVPLFDYFSDTPEPAAFSVLPADFVSTEDGTGIVHIAPAFGADDYELGRAQGLPVLQPVRPDGTFEEKIAPYAGQFVKDADKTIIRDLKGMGRLYDAGQIEHTYPFCWRCDTPLLYYARRSWYIRTSQFRDRMQELNNTIHWYPPEIGAGRFGEWLSNNVDWALSRERFWGTPLPIWVCACGEKTAVESVADLKARGSHLPEPLDLHKPYVDAITIDCPKCGRPMRRVPEVIDVWFDSGAMPFAQWHYPFENKDRFDALFPADFISEAVDQTRGWFYSLHAISTLLMDRVCYKNCLVMEFIVDKQGRKMSKSRGNVVDPWEVIRAEGADALRWYLLAVSQPWLPTRFDTAAVTEVRNRYFDTWKNTLSFYHLYAGIDRIDTVSILTRRPSSHEFDRWITSRAASVCAQVDKAFDEYDLTRAVRTIADFVVDDLSNWYVRLNRRRFWGAENDDDKLDAYATLARTLLMVSQLAAPAAPFFADYAYRELLGDAAGSGAFPVSVHLTDFPVSNRAAIDPELEARMAAAQEVVSLGRAARAKTRLKTRQPLAEAIIIRPADWNSALLEPVTALIAAELNVKRVSVRESLEGVGKLALKPNFAVLGGRIGARMKELQQAVAGWDMKTAERYCRSQSAEVPLSGGAVKLGAGDLVIDISPLPGYHCESDGRLIVAIDTRLTEELQAEGLARELVNRVQNMRKKLGLAVTDRIILTVRTTPVALSGIRRHADKIKDETLAVEFHLADRPADDLEGEKVDLNGEPATIAIAPRRV